The following proteins are co-located in the Lentimicrobium sp. L6 genome:
- the def gene encoding peptide deformylase yields MILPIVAYGHPVLKKMSVDIDKDYPELEQLLENMFETMYATNGVGLAAPQIGKNLRLFVLDATPFKEEYPEAIEGKKVMINVHIVEQEGEEWSFEEGCLSVPDIHEAVMRQPRIKIQYLDENWEKHEEWIDGIMARIMQHEYDHIDGKIFTEHLSSMRKVLLKRKLNDISTGNIDVKYRMVFPKAKKGRR; encoded by the coding sequence ATGATATTACCTATAGTAGCCTACGGGCATCCTGTTTTAAAGAAAATGTCTGTTGACATTGATAAAGATTATCCTGAGCTTGAACAGCTTCTTGAAAATATGTTTGAAACCATGTATGCCACTAATGGTGTAGGTCTAGCTGCGCCACAAATTGGTAAAAACCTACGTTTATTTGTATTGGATGCTACACCTTTTAAAGAGGAGTATCCTGAAGCTATTGAAGGAAAAAAGGTCATGATTAATGTCCATATTGTTGAGCAAGAAGGCGAGGAGTGGAGCTTTGAAGAAGGTTGTTTGTCAGTTCCAGATATTCATGAAGCAGTGATGCGTCAACCTAGAATAAAAATCCAGTATTTGGATGAAAATTGGGAAAAGCATGAAGAATGGATTGATGGAATTATGGCTAGAATTATGCAACATGAATATGACCATATTGATGGGAAAATATTTACTGAGCATTTGAGCTCTATGCGTAAGGTATTATTAAAAAGAAAACTAAATGATATCAGTACTGGGAATATTGATGTGAAATACAGAATGGTTTTTCCGAAAGCGAAAAAAGGAAGACGATAG
- a CDS encoding alpha/beta hydrolase, with amino-acid sequence MKIRLWVLLLSSLLIITSCRDKEDTQNQETPTETFQFSDPNEFNRDAAPLSIPIIIPSDNKLAARILLTTGKSTKPTVIFLHGNPGFEKNEDIGQALRRNGYNSVFFSYSGTWGNNGYFSYSQSLQDTKDVYEYLIQNSKKWRINTEEIYLLGHSMGGDIALIALEEIKGIKGVIALDPWSGYYVLNHKIDKQRIKYITNLEQRPCINLVSGESFVNDAMSNARMNLDNSLKNNPKSILKIFSTDREQSTFISFHQNMTQENMIVLDACDHSFSDKRISLAKTIYNWLESHNQ; translated from the coding sequence ATGAAAATTAGATTATGGGTTTTATTATTATCTAGCCTCCTCATTATCACTTCTTGTAGAGATAAAGAGGATACTCAAAATCAAGAAACCCCAACTGAAACATTTCAGTTTAGCGACCCAAACGAGTTCAATAGAGATGCTGCTCCTTTAAGTATTCCAATAATAATACCGTCAGATAATAAACTAGCAGCCAGAATCTTACTAACTACTGGCAAAAGCACAAAACCTACAGTTATATTTCTACATGGTAACCCTGGGTTTGAAAAAAATGAGGATATTGGTCAAGCATTAAGAAGAAATGGCTATAACAGCGTATTCTTTTCCTATTCAGGAACATGGGGTAATAATGGTTATTTTAGCTATTCTCAAAGTTTGCAAGATACAAAGGATGTGTATGAGTATTTAATTCAAAACTCAAAGAAATGGAGAATAAATACAGAGGAGATTTACCTTTTGGGTCATAGCATGGGTGGTGATATAGCTCTTATAGCTCTTGAAGAAATAAAAGGCATTAAAGGAGTGATTGCATTAGACCCTTGGAGTGGCTATTATGTTTTGAATCATAAAATCGACAAGCAAAGAATAAAATACATTACTAATTTAGAACAAAGACCTTGTATAAATTTGGTTTCTGGGGAGAGCTTTGTAAATGATGCGATGTCAAATGCAAGGATGAACCTAGACAACTCATTAAAAAACAACCCTAAATCTATTCTCAAAATATTTAGCACTGACAGAGAGCAGTCTACTTTTATAAGTTTTCATCAGAATATGACTCAGGAAAACATGATAGTATTAGATGCATGTGACCATTCCTTTTCTGATAAAAGAATTAGTTTAGCAAAGACTATATATAACTGGTTAGAAAGTCACAATCAATAA
- a CDS encoding T9SS type A sorting domain-containing protein encodes MNKLYTFILSLIAISSTAQISPYSKVLWAAGDISTQAYSSSQSFDNKTFIIGEYFGIHKSFVMKIDDFGDPIWTKTIAQVDNNHEPRLINIISTLDSCQFILGSILNQNNSNQDAFFAKMDRNGVLLWTKTNNLGGLVNVSETADSGFILTGEHDFSSSAYKQLSVVKITKNGSLEWSRIIRFGTALSKGLSAIQNENGNFIITGHYKNENETKTTALLAELSNTGEINWCYGYKNPTLGYHYEIEDVLIYNDEYYTLMNNDMNSILMKTDSLGNVVSAKEIIGSGYYDIGYGIKRKLHINNQNELLFIHTNGIGGFIKTDLNAEAIINGNVFLPIIDIQFKEQNKLLAIGNGPLMGVKSAPPPPYETIGLIQMDDEGNGIDCTEGSYEGYSEDFELQQLSTEYIIEGGGISTNIAIEIDLIDIDQRDGCVDFIGGIENIPDNLVSVYPNPSQGIINIDFEEMIDAKLYIINPFGQIIHQETINQQQFKIDLNRFGNGVYLYHIESDKAFISSGHFILNN; translated from the coding sequence ATGAATAAATTATACACTTTCATTTTATCACTTATTGCTATTTCCAGCACGGCTCAAATCAGCCCCTATTCCAAAGTATTATGGGCTGCTGGGGATATTAGTACACAAGCGTATTCATCTAGCCAGTCATTTGATAATAAAACCTTTATTATTGGTGAATACTTTGGCATCCATAAGTCCTTTGTTATGAAAATAGATGATTTTGGAGACCCTATTTGGACAAAAACGATTGCACAGGTAGATAATAACCATGAACCTAGGCTTATCAATATAATTAGTACTCTTGATTCTTGTCAGTTTATACTTGGGAGTATTTTAAATCAAAACAATAGCAATCAAGATGCTTTCTTTGCGAAAATGGATAGAAATGGGGTATTACTTTGGACAAAAACCAATAATTTAGGTGGATTGGTAAATGTTAGCGAAACTGCGGATAGTGGATTTATCTTAACAGGAGAACATGACTTTTCTAGTAGCGCCTATAAACAATTATCTGTGGTGAAAATCACTAAAAATGGTAGTCTAGAATGGTCAAGAATCATTCGTTTTGGTACAGCTTTAAGTAAAGGTTTATCTGCTATTCAAAATGAAAACGGTAATTTTATCATCACTGGACATTATAAAAATGAAAACGAAACTAAAACCACAGCTTTATTAGCAGAGCTCTCTAATACAGGAGAAATCAATTGGTGCTATGGTTATAAAAATCCTACTTTAGGTTATCACTATGAAATTGAAGATGTTCTCATTTATAATGATGAATACTATACATTGATGAATAATGACATGAATAGTATCTTAATGAAGACGGACTCTTTAGGTAATGTGGTATCTGCAAAAGAAATAATCGGTTCTGGATATTATGATATTGGTTATGGGATTAAAAGAAAGCTCCACATTAACAATCAAAATGAATTACTCTTTATTCACACAAATGGAATAGGCGGTTTTATAAAAACAGATTTAAACGCCGAAGCTATTATTAATGGAAACGTGTTTTTGCCGATTATTGATATACAATTCAAAGAGCAAAACAAACTTTTAGCTATTGGCAATGGCCCCTTAATGGGTGTGAAAAGCGCACCCCCCCCCCCGTACGAAACTATTGGGCTTATTCAAATGGACGATGAAGGAAATGGGATTGATTGTACTGAAGGCTCTTACGAAGGTTATTCAGAAGATTTCGAATTACAACAATTGAGCACCGAATATATCATTGAAGGCGGAGGAATAAGTACAAATATTGCTATTGAAATCGATTTGATTGACATAGATCAAAGAGATGGTTGTGTTGATTTTATTGGAGGTATTGAAAACATACCAGATAATTTGGTTTCAGTGTATCCAAACCCAAGCCAAGGAATAATCAATATTGATTTTGAAGAGATGATTGATGCCAAGCTATACATTATCAATCCATTCGGGCAAATCATACACCAGGAAACAATAAACCAACAACAATTTAAAATAGACTTAAATCGCTTCGGAAACGGAGTTTATTTATACCACATTGAGTCTGATAAAGCGTTTATCTCCTCAGGTCACTTTATCCTCAATAACTGA
- the ruvX gene encoding Holliday junction resolvase RuvX — translation MSRILAIDFGQKKSGIAVTDELQMIASPLTTVASSKLIDFLLDYTQKNEVSIMVVGEPKTMDNKASDSTKYIAPFVGRLKKAFPNIQIDRMDERFTSRMAFQAMIDGGLGKKARRNKELVDTISASLILQSYMEFKKI, via the coding sequence ATGAGTAGAATATTAGCTATAGACTTTGGTCAAAAGAAATCGGGAATAGCGGTTACCGATGAACTTCAAATGATTGCCAGTCCACTGACCACAGTGGCTTCCTCTAAACTTATTGACTTTTTACTGGATTATACTCAAAAGAACGAGGTCAGTATAATGGTGGTAGGTGAACCAAAGACTATGGATAATAAAGCTAGTGACTCCACTAAATATATTGCACCTTTTGTAGGGCGTTTGAAAAAGGCTTTTCCAAATATTCAAATCGATAGAATGGATGAGCGATTTACAAGTAGAATGGCATTTCAAGCTATGATAGATGGTGGTTTAGGAAAAAAGGCCCGGCGAAACAAAGAATTAGTGGATACCATTAGTGCTTCTCTTATTTTGCAATCGTATATGGAATTTAAAAAGATTTAA